From Syntrophales bacterium, one genomic window encodes:
- a CDS encoding phage integrase N-terminal SAM-like domain-containing protein → MESVLDYLHHIEEQGQKTDLVRASLRWFFKSAAVQSGLPDTAHPEQDARQHVIELERPDAGLTAWEKRLVTAIRRKHLQWRTEQTYRGWARCFAVWLEGRPVEEASAADIRGFLDHLAVDARVSASTQRQALNTLVFFQKEALERDPGDFSGYRPGRASRRIPVVLSRRECQSLFAEMSGTNRLMARLMYGAGLRLMELLRLRVQDVNFEQGIVIIRSGKGGKDRVSVLPESLREALLEHRERLRRLFDEDRQEGLPGVWLPDSVENKIPTAGVLWAWQWFSPSRQLAIDRRSGLKRRHHLNDAAFQSAIRKAPRAADLRNS, encoded by the coding sequence GTGGAATCCGTTCTGGATTATCTGCATCATATCGAAGAACAGGGGCAAAAAACCGATTTGGTGCGCGCATCCCTGCGATGGTTTTTCAAATCCGCTGCCGTTCAGTCGGGGTTGCCGGATACGGCTCATCCTGAACAGGATGCCCGACAACACGTCATCGAACTGGAAAGACCGGATGCGGGTTTGACAGCCTGGGAAAAACGCCTGGTTACCGCCATTCGACGCAAGCATTTGCAGTGGCGCACCGAACAGACCTACCGGGGGTGGGCGAGATGCTTTGCCGTATGGTTGGAAGGGCGGCCGGTCGAGGAGGCGAGCGCCGCCGACATCCGGGGGTTTCTCGACCATCTCGCCGTGGATGCGAGGGTTTCGGCCAGCACTCAGCGCCAGGCCCTGAACACACTGGTTTTCTTTCAGAAAGAGGCGCTGGAGCGCGATCCGGGAGATTTTTCCGGCTACCGTCCCGGCCGCGCCAGCAGAAGAATTCCCGTTGTTCTGAGCCGGCGGGAGTGCCAGTCGCTGTTTGCCGAGATGTCCGGAACGAACCGTCTCATGGCCCGGCTCATGTACGGTGCGGGGCTGCGCCTGATGGAACTGCTTCGCCTCAGGGTGCAGGACGTGAACTTCGAACAGGGGATCGTCATCATCCGCAGCGGCAAGGGGGGCAAGGACCGGGTGAGCGTGCTGCCGGAAAGTCTGCGGGAGGCCCTGCTGGAGCATCGCGAACGTCTCCGGCGGCTCTTCGATGAAGACAGGCAGGAAGGTTTGCCGGGGGTATGGCTTCCCGATTCCGTGGAAAATAAAATTCCCACGGCGGGGGTACTCTGGGCGTGGCAGTGGTTTTCCCCCTCGCGCCAGTTGGCGATCGACCGGCGCAGCGGCCTCAAGCGGCGTCATCACCTGAACGACGCCGCTTTCCAGAGCGCCATCCGCAAGGCGCCGAGAGCGGCCGATCTCAGAAATAGCTGA
- a CDS encoding peptidylprolyl isomerase — protein sequence METSLGNVKLELFAKEAPTSVRNFLGYVRSGFYDGVIFHRVIPGFMVQGGGFTPDLTQKQTGAPIKNEADNGLKNQTGTLAMARTAVVDSATAQFFINVADNVFLNHRDKTPQGYGYAVFGKVVEGMAVVNRIAAVRTGTRDGFRDVPKTSVVIKSMKVLP from the coding sequence ATGGAAACCAGCCTGGGAAACGTCAAACTGGAGCTTTTCGCGAAGGAGGCGCCGACCTCGGTCAGGAACTTCCTGGGCTATGTCCGGAGCGGTTTTTATGACGGCGTTATTTTCCATCGGGTGATTCCCGGCTTCATGGTTCAGGGCGGCGGATTCACCCCCGATTTGACGCAGAAACAGACCGGGGCGCCGATCAAGAACGAAGCGGACAATGGCCTGAAAAACCAGACCGGCACGCTCGCGATGGCCCGCACCGCGGTTGTCGATTCGGCCACCGCCCAGTTCTTCATCAACGTGGCCGACAACGTGTTTCTGAACCACCGCGACAAAACGCCGCAAGGATACGGCTATGCGGTATTCGGCAAGGTAGTCGAGGGGATGGCCGTTGTCAACAGAATTGCCGCCGTCCGTACCGGCACGCGGGATGGTTTCCGGGACGTCCCGAAAACGTCAGTCGTCATCAAGTCGATGAAGGTTCTGCCGTAA